The following nucleotide sequence is from Nocardioides eburneiflavus.
CACCGTCAACGCCATCGCGCCGGGCTTCACCCTGACCGAGGCGAGCCGCGGCCTGCTCGAGGACGCCGAGTCCTACGGCGTCGACCGCGGATCGCTGCGCCGGGCCAGCCAGCCCGACGACATCGTCGGTGCCGCGCTCTACCTCGCCGGCCCCGACAGCGGCTTCGTGACCGGCCAGACCCTGGTCGTCGACGGCGGCCGCCAGTTCATCTGACCCACCCACACCAGCTGGAGGAACCACATGTCGACCGTCACCTACACCGACCACGCCGGCGAGTCCCGGGTCGTGGAGGCGACCGTGGGCGACTCGGTCATGGAGACCGCGGTCCGCAACGGCGTGCCGGGCATCGTCGCCGAGTGCGGTGGCTCGCTGTCGTGCGCCACGTGCCACGTCTTCGTCGCCGAGGCCGACCTGGCCTCGCTCCCGCCCATGGACGAGATGGAGGACGAGATGCTCTGGGGCGCGGCCGAGGACCGGCGGGACAACTCCAGGCTGTCCTGCCAGCTCACCGTGACC
It contains:
- a CDS encoding 2Fe-2S iron-sulfur cluster-binding protein, producing MSTVTYTDHAGESRVVEATVGDSVMETAVRNGVPGIVAECGGSLSCATCHVFVAEADLASLPPMDEMEDEMLWGAAEDRRDNSRLSCQLTVTEGSDLHVTTPSTQV